The Arachis hypogaea cultivar Tifrunner chromosome 19, arahy.Tifrunner.gnm2.J5K5, whole genome shotgun sequence genome has a window encoding:
- the LOC112775272 gene encoding ABC transporter I family member 1: MCIRKPPFPRLLLNNVSCMRNAQQVLRHVNVSLHDGSALVLTGANGSGKTTFLRMLAGFSRPSAGEILWNGHNIQDSGIFHQYKLQLNWLSLKDAITDRSTVLENVEWFELLEGKYGRALPALELMGLGRLAKEKPRMLSMGQRKRVQLARLIALDRPIWLLDEPSVALDDEGVKLLEYIISEHRKNGGIVIVATHLPIEIHDSMLLRLPPRFPRRMTFFDMLDRSDIM; this comes from the coding sequence ATGTGTATTAGAAAACCCCCATTCCCTCGTCTCCTCCTTAACAATGTCTCTTGCATGAGAAATGCTCAGCAAGTTCTCCGTCATGTCAATGTCTCTCTCCATGACGGAAGTGCGCTAGTCCTAACTGGTGCAAATGGCTCTGGCAAGACCACCTTCCTCCGCATGCTAGCTGGATTTTCCCGTCCCTCAGCCGGTGAAATTCTCTGGAATGGACACAACATACAAGATTCTGGAATCTTCCACCAGTACAAGCTCCAGCTCAACTGGCTCTCCCTCAAGGATGCAATCACTGATCGGTCCACGGTTCTCGAAAATGTTGAGTGGTTTGAGCTTCTTGAAGGAAAGTATGGCAGGGCTTTACCTGCGCTTGAGTTGATGGGGCTGGGCAGATTGGCCAAGGAGAAGCCAAGGATGCTATCCATGGGGCAGCGGAAAAGAGTGCAACTTGCAAGGTTGATTGCTCTCGATCGACCCATATGGTTGCTTGATGAGCCTTCCGTTGCGTTGGATGATGAAGGGGTGAAGTTACTTGAGTACATCATCTCGGAACATCGGAAAAATGGAGGGATTGTGATTGTGGCTACTCATTTACCTATTGAAATACATGATTCCATGTTGTTGCGGCTCCCACCCAGGTTTCCAAGGAGGATGACCTTCTTTGATATGCTTGATCGCTCCGATATTATGTAA